A stretch of Terriglobus sp. RCC_193 DNA encodes these proteins:
- the rplL gene encoding 50S ribosomal protein L7/L12, whose protein sequence is MADIQQLEDAIVSLSLLEAAELVKKLEERLGVSAAAAAVAVAPAAGGGAAAPAAEEKTEFTVILKDAGANKINTIKAVREVTALGLKEAKDLVDGAPKPLKENISKDDAAAIAKKFDGIATVEIK, encoded by the coding sequence ATGGCAGACATCCAGCAGTTGGAAGACGCAATCGTTAGCCTGAGCCTGCTCGAAGCAGCTGAGCTCGTGAAGAAGCTTGAAGAGCGCCTCGGCGTTTCGGCAGCAGCAGCAGCTGTGGCAGTTGCTCCTGCAGCAGGCGGCGGCGCAGCCGCTCCGGCAGCAGAAGAGAAGACCGAGTTCACCGTTATCCTGAAGGATGCCGGCGCGAACAAGATCAACACCATCAAGGCTGTCCGTGAAGTGACCGCTCTTGGCCTGAAGGAAGCAAAGGACCTGGTTGACGGTGCTCCTAAGCCCCTGAAGGAGAACATTTCCAAGGATGACGCAGCAGCGATCGCCAAGAAGTTTGACGGCATCGCAACTGTCGAAATCAAGTAG